The following are from one region of the Microbispora sp. ZYX-F-249 genome:
- a CDS encoding DUF5941 domain-containing protein yields the protein MSRRPHETDRKSRGAIAVHMIPVPRSVVVAYRDDGPLSKAMGLLVAGQLPPLPPAIAGAFVTAVLLVLGIAGADDFAVFAPAVALLLAGAGSAHRHDGRLDWLAPPILRLTEYGFIASAGFARSVPPVLVVALLGAMAFHHYDTVYRVRQHVYPPPWLATAGLGWDGRMLVVALGGLLDVMTAVFVLLALYLWGLFGWESLTCWLAAPRTPDEAVEPAPAD from the coding sequence ATGAGCCGGCGCCCGCACGAGACCGACCGGAAGAGCCGCGGCGCGATCGCCGTGCACATGATCCCGGTGCCGCGCAGCGTCGTGGTGGCCTACCGGGACGACGGCCCGCTGTCGAAGGCGATGGGGCTGCTCGTCGCCGGGCAGCTCCCGCCGCTGCCGCCCGCGATCGCGGGGGCCTTCGTGACCGCCGTGCTGCTGGTGCTGGGCATCGCCGGGGCCGACGATTTCGCGGTCTTCGCCCCGGCGGTGGCCCTGCTGCTGGCCGGGGCGGGCAGCGCCCACCGGCACGACGGCCGGCTCGACTGGCTGGCGCCCCCGATCCTGCGGCTGACCGAATACGGCTTCATCGCCTCGGCCGGGTTCGCCCGTTCCGTTCCACCGGTGCTCGTCGTCGCGCTGCTCGGCGCGATGGCCTTCCACCACTACGACACCGTCTACCGGGTGCGCCAGCACGTGTATCCGCCGCCGTGGCTGGCGACGGCCGGGCTGGGCTGGGACGGCCGGATGCTCGTCGTCGCCCTCGGCGGCCTGCTCGACGTGATGACCGCCGTGTTCGTGCTGCTCGCGCTCTACCTCTGGGGCCTGTTCGGCTGGGAGAGCCTGACATGCTGGCTCGCCGCCCCCCGCACGCCGGACGAGGCCGTGGAACCGGCACCCGCCGATTAA